The region TCCCAAGACGGTCGCTGAGGTAACCGCCGGGAAAGGAGTAGAGCGCTCCCAGCAGGTTGTCCATTCCATTCAGGACACCGACGGAGAGGAAGCCGCCTCCCAGCGCGAGCAGATAGAGCGGCAGGAACTGCTCGGCCATGTTCTCGCCCATCCCGACGAGGACGGCCATGCTCAGCATCCCGACGATGCCGCGCTTCAGGCCCAGGAACTGGGCGAGCGCTTGTGCCTTGCGGGACTTTGCAGATTCACCGATCATCGTCGATGGTCCCGGAAACGAAGAGAAGCGGCCGGGGTCGTCTGACAGCTCGGTCGAGCGGGGCAGGTGCTTGGGGCACAAGGATACTCCCTCCGCGGACCCTCCTGCGCGGGAGCAGCTCACACGCTCGCGGCTTTCGGTGGCGGTGAATCCGAAGAGCGCGCGAGCTCCAAAGCGGCGTTACGATATACCGGATGATGGTTGCGCGACCCGGCATTCGCGGGCGCCCCATTGCTGCGGATCGGATCGAGTGGCTCCTCTGGGAAACCGCCGAATCGGAGGACTGTCTTGAAACACTACCTGCTTTTCTATGACGTGAACGACGGTTACGTTGAGAAGCGCGCCGCTTTTCGCACGGCTCATCTCGAGAAGGCGTGGCAGTCCCATGAGCGCGGCGAGCTGATCCTCGGAGGGGCGCTCGCCGACCCCTTGGACGGCGCCTTGCTGCTGTTCAAGGCCGATTCGCCGCGGGTGGCGGAGGCGTTCGCCCGGGCCGATCCCTACGTCACCAACGGCCTCGTCGTCCGCTGGCGCGTGCGCGAGTGGACGACGGTCGTAGGCGATGGGGCCGCCGAACCGAGGCGCCGGTAAGTCGCGCGGCCCGGGCGTGATGCTGGCGCTTGCGGGAGGTTGAGCTTCTTCAGTCGATGGAGATCTTCCGGAGAAGGTCGAAGTCGTTCAGCATCTTCCCGGTGCCCAGCACCACGGAGGTCAGCGGATCTTCGGCCATGGAGACGGGCAGGCCGGTCTCCTCGCGGAGCCGCTTGTCCAGGTTCTTGAGGAGCGAGCCGCCGCCGGTGAGC is a window of Candidatus Polarisedimenticolia bacterium DNA encoding:
- a CDS encoding YciI-like protein, whose product is MKHYLLFYDVNDGYVEKRAAFRTAHLEKAWQSHERGELILGGALADPLDGALLLFKADSPRVAEAFARADPYVTNGLVVRWRVREWTTVVGDGAAEPRRR